In one Candidatus Hydrogenedentota bacterium genomic region, the following are encoded:
- the dcm gene encoding DNA (cytosine-5-)-methyltransferase — translation MDLFCGIGGFRIAFEKAGCKCLWSCDWDKHAQITYEANFGEKPAGDIHSIAVADIPNHDILCAGFPCQPFSIAGVSKKNSLGRRHGFEDEYQGNLFFSIAEIIDYHKPAAFVLENVKNLKSHDGGRTFDVIHRTLTQALGYTVYYKVIDAKNVVPQHRERVFLVGFRPWCWFDFPEFPENGPVLASILETEVSSNYTLTEHLWQYLQDYAKKHQAAGNGFGYGLCSGQDVARTLSARYYKDGSEILISQGQDKVPRRLTPRECARLMGFPDHFKIPVSDTQAYKQFGNSVVVPVVEKIAANVVNALTRGSDYQPEMVLCADKKTAYAFGGIRNRNGKNRKKENSK, via the coding sequence ATAGATCTATTTTGCGGGATAGGCGGCTTCCGAATTGCTTTTGAGAAAGCCGGGTGCAAGTGTTTGTGGTCCTGTGACTGGGACAAACATGCACAAATCACATATGAGGCTAATTTCGGTGAAAAACCCGCAGGGGATATTCATTCCATTGCCGTTGCCGATATTCCAAACCATGACATACTATGTGCCGGTTTTCCTTGCCAGCCTTTTAGCATTGCCGGAGTGTCCAAAAAAAACAGTTTGGGGCGAAGGCATGGTTTTGAAGATGAATATCAAGGAAATTTGTTTTTCTCCATAGCGGAGATTATTGATTATCACAAACCGGCGGCGTTTGTTTTGGAAAATGTAAAAAACCTCAAGAGTCACGATGGAGGGCGTACTTTTGATGTTATCCATCGTACACTTACCCAGGCGCTTGGTTATACTGTTTACTACAAGGTCATTGATGCCAAGAACGTGGTTCCACAACATCGTGAACGAGTCTTTTTGGTGGGTTTTCGTCCTTGGTGTTGGTTCGATTTTCCTGAATTTCCCGAAAATGGTCCGGTGCTTGCCTCAATCCTTGAAACAGAAGTTTCTTCCAATTACACGCTAACGGAACACCTTTGGCAATATCTGCAGGATTATGCGAAGAAGCATCAGGCGGCCGGAAATGGTTTTGGGTATGGACTGTGCTCGGGCCAAGATGTTGCCAGAACGCTGAGCGCACGTTATTATAAGGATGGGTCGGAAATTCTAATCTCCCAAGGCCAAGACAAGGTTCCACGGCGATTGACGCCCCGCGAGTGCGCAAGGCTTATGGGATTTCCCGATCATTTCAAAATTCCTGTTTCCGACACGCAGGCATACAAACAATTTGGAAATTCCGTGGTTGTCCCTGTCGTTGAAAAAATTGCGGCCAATGTTGTAAACGCGCTGACGAGAGGCAGCGACTATCAGCCAGAGATGGTGCTCTGCGCCGACAAAAAAACTGCATACGCATTCGGTGGCATTCGCAACAGGAATGGAAAAAACAGGAAAAAGGAAAACTCAAAATGA
- a CDS encoding very short patch repair endonuclease, which translates to MDIWAKEKRSDIMSRIRSRGNKRTELRLIEILRQYKITGWKRSQNVFGKPDFVFWKERVAVFVDGCFWHRCPKCYRAPSTNQAFWNSKMARNVARDREVLNVLKRGRWVVLRIWEHQLVHAGRVAWRINHALHKGFKRLETGKKT; encoded by the coding sequence GTGGATATTTGGGCAAAAGAAAAACGTTCGGATATCATGTCCCGCATTCGCTCCCGCGGAAACAAAAGAACCGAACTTCGTTTGATTGAAATACTTCGACAGTACAAAATTACAGGATGGAAAAGAAGCCAAAATGTTTTCGGGAAACCGGATTTTGTTTTTTGGAAAGAACGGGTAGCGGTATTTGTGGACGGATGCTTCTGGCATCGCTGCCCGAAGTGCTATCGTGCCCCTTCAACAAACCAGGCCTTTTGGAATTCGAAAATGGCACGCAATGTGGCAAGGGATCGTGAGGTTTTGAACGTTCTCAAAAGGGGAAGATGGGTTGTGCTGCGAATCTGGGAACACCAGTTAGTTCATGCGGGACGTGTCGCATGGCGCATAAATCATGCGTTGCATAAGGGTTTCAAAAGACTGGAGACAGGGAAAAAGACCTGA
- a CDS encoding HNH endonuclease, producing the protein MRGPSIDRFLRSNEWDMPFFKRLAHNDTGRARGHQGGIVIPKELRKYFPRLDESGVSMFSPTCDRHLQAELYVGTTYVGIVRTRYQIQTWGGTRQPESRITENLAELRGHANAGDLLIFQRRADSTDRFRLLLLKQGTNAYDLVGNLVASRRWGPLYSQDLPVSQEDLQVAHSNIETLSRSEFTLLAPRIQRVEARHTRIARSAAFRDRIRMEYGYKCCVTGINLMTPTQMHEVESAHVVPISEGGTDDIRNGIALIQTLHWAFDRGLFGISSRRQVYIPNRILEMPENDFLRQFHGKSISEATTQDFHVHKDALEWHLEHRVRQWE; encoded by the coding sequence ATGAGGGGGCCGTCCATTGATCGTTTTCTCAGAAGCAACGAGTGGGATATGCCCTTTTTCAAGCGACTTGCACATAATGACACCGGAAGAGCGCGCGGGCACCAAGGGGGGATTGTTATACCAAAGGAGTTAAGAAAGTATTTTCCAAGGCTGGATGAGTCCGGCGTGTCCATGTTTTCCCCCACATGCGATCGCCATTTGCAGGCAGAGTTATATGTTGGAACAACATATGTCGGCATTGTGCGAACAAGATACCAGATCCAGACATGGGGTGGGACTCGCCAGCCGGAATCGCGTATTACCGAAAATCTTGCCGAACTAAGAGGCCATGCAAATGCTGGCGATTTGCTCATTTTCCAAAGACGGGCCGATTCTACGGATCGTTTTCGTCTGTTGCTTCTTAAACAGGGGACAAACGCATACGATCTTGTCGGCAATCTGGTGGCATCGCGACGTTGGGGGCCTCTTTATTCCCAAGATCTTCCTGTTTCACAAGAGGATTTACAAGTTGCCCATTCAAACATCGAGACGCTTTCGCGTTCCGAGTTTACATTGCTTGCCCCAAGAATCCAACGCGTTGAAGCCCGTCACACGCGCATAGCCCGGAGCGCCGCATTTAGGGACCGGATCAGGATGGAATACGGGTATAAATGCTGTGTGACAGGGATCAATCTTATGACCCCAACGCAGATGCACGAGGTTGAATCGGCGCATGTGGTTCCAATAAGCGAAGGCGGCACCGATGACATACGCAACGGTATTGCCCTGATTCAAACCTTGCATTGGGCTTTTGACCGGGGTTTGTTTGGGATTTCTTCCCGTCGCCAAGTCTACATTCCCAACCGGATTCTGGAAATGCCGGAAAACGACTTTCTCCGGCAGTTTCATGGCAAATCCATTTCCGAGGCAACGACACAGGATTTTCACGTTCACAAAGATGCTTTGGAGTGGCACCTCGAACATCGTGTCAGGCAGTGGGAATAG
- a CDS encoding DUF72 domain-containing protein, with protein MASNAAIRVGPAGWSYEDWKGIVYPAGTGRGQHPAAYLAQWFDTIEINATFYRPPDARHAASWVRHVSDHPRFKFTAKLWERFTHTRDPEPSEDDVRAVREGLAPLVEAGRFGALLIQFPWRFKRTPDNRAWLARLLEWFDGFPLAVELRHDSWDRGEVHTGLRNRRAAFCNIDQPQIAGSIGPSAHVTAPLAYVRFHGRNEANWFREDAGRNARYDYLYSPGELAPWIARIASMRGQADEIYVITNNHYRGQAVVNALEIQHDLGVKEVVVPRHLIDEYPRLKRLFRDAGPEAGTGESPAPQSTGTKNAAGG; from the coding sequence ATGGCGTCGAATGCAGCGATACGCGTGGGACCGGCGGGCTGGTCGTATGAGGACTGGAAGGGGATTGTGTACCCGGCGGGAACGGGGCGCGGGCAGCATCCGGCGGCCTATCTGGCGCAATGGTTCGACACCATCGAAATCAACGCGACGTTCTACCGGCCGCCCGATGCGCGGCATGCCGCGTCGTGGGTCCGGCACGTGTCGGACCATCCACGGTTCAAGTTTACGGCGAAACTGTGGGAACGCTTTACCCATACCCGCGACCCGGAGCCTTCGGAAGACGACGTTAGGGCCGTCCGGGAGGGTCTGGCGCCGCTTGTCGAGGCAGGCCGGTTTGGGGCGCTGCTGATCCAGTTTCCATGGCGTTTCAAGCGGACCCCGGACAACCGCGCATGGCTGGCGCGGCTTCTCGAATGGTTCGACGGGTTTCCCCTAGCCGTCGAACTCCGGCACGACTCATGGGATCGTGGGGAGGTCCACACCGGCCTACGCAATCGCCGGGCCGCCTTCTGCAACATCGATCAGCCACAAATCGCCGGTTCGATTGGACCGTCCGCGCATGTGACGGCGCCGCTGGCGTATGTGCGGTTTCACGGCCGCAACGAGGCCAACTGGTTCCGCGAGGACGCGGGCCGCAATGCCCGGTACGACTACCTCTATTCGCCGGGTGAACTGGCGCCCTGGATCGCGCGGATCGCCTCCATGCGCGGCCAGGCGGATGAAATCTATGTCATCACGAATAATCATTATCGCGGCCAAGCCGTGGTGAACGCGCTTGAAATCCAACACGATCTCGGCGTCAAAGAGGTCGTCGTTCCGCGCCATCTGATTGACGAATACCCGCGGCTGAAACGCCTGTTCAGGGACGCCGGCCCGGAGGCCGGAACCGGGGAAAGCCCGGCGCCGCAATCTACGGGAACCAAAAACGCCGCCGGGGGATAA
- a CDS encoding glycosyltransferase family 4 protein gives MKILILTQYFPPEFGAAATRNSEHARFWAEAGHAVEVCTGMPNYPAGVVHEAYRGKWYVREEKDGYVVHRAWIYATPNRAVWRRALASLTFLVSGLICGVCKCRRPDVVIASSGPFFVGPLGWLLSVIKRAAFVFEVRDLLPQQAIDVGMIRNPLAIALLKSIEAFLYRRAKRIVAVAPASAKALADRGFDANTIVTIENGIRSDFFVPAPRENDIRAQYGWQDRFIAMYIGAHGVSQGLFTLLEAAERLADLEDVRFVFVGDGADKPRMVEWAKTRGLRNVEFLPLQDKDLMPAFYAAADACFVPLRKGDYFRINIPSKIFEIMACARPVILGAEGQALDILQQAGGGIPVAPEDPEAFAEAVRRLRADPALAGSLGANGRAYVVEHFDRRRKAADYIKALTM, from the coding sequence GTGAAGATCCTGATTCTAACCCAATATTTTCCGCCGGAATTCGGCGCGGCGGCCACGCGCAACTCGGAACATGCCCGCTTCTGGGCCGAGGCCGGTCATGCGGTCGAAGTATGCACCGGCATGCCGAACTATCCCGCCGGCGTCGTCCACGAGGCCTATCGCGGGAAATGGTACGTGCGCGAGGAAAAGGACGGCTACGTTGTTCACCGCGCGTGGATCTACGCGACGCCGAACCGCGCGGTATGGCGGCGGGCGCTGGCTTCGCTCACTTTCCTTGTTTCGGGCCTGATCTGCGGCGTGTGCAAATGCCGGCGCCCGGATGTCGTCATTGCCTCGTCGGGACCGTTCTTCGTGGGGCCTTTGGGCTGGCTGCTCAGCGTGATCAAGCGCGCCGCGTTTGTCTTTGAAGTGCGCGACCTGCTGCCGCAGCAGGCGATTGATGTCGGCATGATCCGAAATCCCCTCGCCATTGCGCTCCTGAAAAGCATCGAGGCGTTCCTCTACCGGCGCGCGAAACGGATCGTCGCCGTCGCGCCCGCCTCGGCGAAGGCGCTGGCGGACCGCGGATTCGACGCGAACACAATCGTCACCATCGAAAACGGCATCCGATCCGATTTCTTCGTGCCCGCCCCGCGCGAGAATGACATCCGCGCGCAGTATGGCTGGCAGGATCGCTTCATCGCGATGTATATCGGCGCGCACGGCGTGTCGCAGGGATTGTTCACGCTGCTTGAAGCCGCCGAGCGCCTCGCGGATCTCGAGGATGTGCGCTTCGTGTTCGTGGGCGATGGGGCCGACAAGCCCCGCATGGTGGAGTGGGCGAAAACCCGCGGACTGCGCAATGTCGAATTCCTCCCCCTGCAGGACAAGGATCTCATGCCTGCGTTCTACGCCGCCGCCGACGCGTGTTTCGTGCCCTTGCGCAAAGGCGATTACTTTCGCATCAACATTCCGTCCAAAATCTTCGAGATCATGGCGTGCGCGCGCCCCGTCATCCTCGGCGCCGAAGGACAGGCCCTCGACATTCTCCAGCAAGCGGGGGGCGGCATTCCCGTCGCTCCCGAAGATCCGGAAGCGTTCGCCGAAGCCGTCCGCCGCCTTCGCGCGGATCCCGCGCTGGCCGGTTCGCTCGGCGCGAACGGCCGCGCCTACGTCGTCGAACATTTCGATCGCCGCCGCAAGGCCGCGGACTATATCAAAGCGCTCACGATGTAA